In a single window of the Lentisphaera araneosa HTCC2155 genome:
- a CDS encoding nucleotide sugar dehydrogenase, whose protein sequence is MSIKNIVCIGAGYVGGPTMSVVAQKCPHINVTIVDLNQARIDAWNSDSLPIYEPGLEAVVQEARGRNLTFSTDIEGNIAKADMVFVSVNTPTKTFGKGAGVAANLEFIEKCARTIRANASKDLIVVEKSTLPVRTAETLEKILHAGDSKYHFEILSNPEFLAEGTAITDLHDPDRVLIGGRQNDLGKAAIQELVDVYANWVPNERILTTNTWSSELSKLVANAFLAQRVSSINAISSLCESTEADVGEVSRAIGMDSRIGSKFLKASVGFGGSCFKKDILNLVYICRTYGLTAEADYWEQVILMNDHQQSRFVDKLVGTMFNTVSDKKIAVLGFAFKADTGDTRESPAIHVVQELCEEHARVSVSDPQALGYAKTDLAGLEEFVTLEEDPYKACEGADAVCILTEWELYKDLDYKRIFDSMNKPAFLFDGRNIVNHQELYDLGFNVYPIGKGELSHL, encoded by the coding sequence ATGTCTATAAAAAATATTGTTTGTATCGGAGCTGGATATGTTGGTGGCCCCACTATGTCAGTGGTCGCACAGAAATGTCCTCACATAAACGTCACCATTGTGGATCTAAATCAAGCTAGAATTGATGCTTGGAACTCTGATTCTCTACCCATTTATGAACCGGGTCTCGAAGCCGTCGTGCAAGAGGCACGCGGTAGAAACTTAACATTTTCAACTGATATTGAGGGTAATATTGCTAAAGCGGACATGGTGTTTGTATCGGTTAATACTCCCACAAAAACATTTGGTAAAGGAGCAGGGGTTGCAGCTAATTTAGAATTTATTGAGAAATGTGCTCGAACAATTCGTGCCAATGCGAGCAAAGATCTGATCGTTGTGGAAAAATCCACCTTACCTGTGAGGACTGCAGAAACGCTAGAAAAAATACTTCATGCAGGGGATTCAAAGTACCACTTTGAAATTTTATCAAATCCTGAATTTTTAGCCGAGGGTACTGCTATCACTGATTTGCATGATCCTGATCGCGTTCTCATTGGCGGTCGCCAAAATGATTTAGGGAAAGCAGCCATTCAGGAATTAGTGGATGTCTATGCTAATTGGGTTCCCAACGAACGTATTTTAACGACCAATACCTGGTCATCGGAGCTCTCGAAACTCGTAGCGAATGCCTTTTTAGCCCAACGTGTGAGTTCCATCAACGCTATTTCATCCCTCTGTGAATCCACTGAAGCTGATGTGGGGGAAGTGTCACGTGCTATTGGTATGGACTCACGCATCGGATCAAAATTCCTTAAGGCCTCAGTAGGTTTTGGTGGTTCCTGCTTCAAGAAGGATATCCTCAATCTCGTCTACATCTGCCGAACTTATGGTCTTACTGCCGAAGCGGATTATTGGGAGCAAGTGATCTTGATGAATGATCATCAGCAATCGCGCTTTGTGGATAAGCTTGTTGGTACTATGTTCAACACGGTATCTGACAAAAAAATTGCTGTTCTTGGTTTTGCTTTTAAGGCAGATACAGGTGATACGCGGGAATCACCTGCAATTCATGTAGTGCAAGAACTCTGTGAAGAGCATGCACGTGTTAGCGTATCAGATCCCCAGGCACTAGGTTATGCTAAAACGGATTTAGCTGGACTCGAAGAGTTCGTTACCCTGGAAGAAGATCCTTACAAGGCCTGTGAAGGTGCGGATGCCGTTTGTATTCTTACGGAATGGGAACTCTACAAAGATCTTGATTACAAAAGAATTTTTGACTCCATGAATAAGCCAGCTTTCCTTTTTGATGGTCGCAATATCGTCAATCATCAAGAACTCTATGATCTGGGCTTTAATGTATATCCCATAGGGAAAGGGGAGCTTTCTCACTTGTAG
- a CDS encoding VanZ family protein, with the protein MIKQFKIENSKFKIQKALAIMLLFGLFAMALIPINEFPLWFRKASDPSKNYDLVQHFLVFGGLTFYFYKIWPAKSTLFYVALVALLLELFQSFTGFRTASWTDLLADFAGIILGYYSSQLRRRATC; encoded by the coding sequence ATGATTAAACAATTCAAAATTGAGAATTCAAAATTCAAAATTCAAAAAGCCCTGGCAATCATGCTGCTCTTTGGGCTTTTTGCCATGGCTTTGATTCCCATCAATGAATTCCCCCTTTGGTTTAGAAAGGCATCTGATCCCAGTAAAAATTATGATTTAGTGCAACATTTCTTGGTTTTTGGGGGATTGACATTTTATTTCTATAAAATTTGGCCTGCTAAATCAACTCTTTTTTATGTTGCTTTAGTGGCTTTATTACTTGAGCTTTTTCAGTCTTTTACAGGTTTTCGAACAGCTTCCTGGACAGATCTTTTGGCTGATTTTGCGGGTATTATTTTAGGGTATTATTCAAGTCAATTGAGGAGAAGGGCTACGTGCTGA
- a CDS encoding exopolysaccharide biosynthesis polyprenyl glycosylphosphotransferase yields MSTTQTQQPDFIQRHLATIDLFTINFVAVFLDYHMDYINVFQQLALFVGINISWFLTAYFHKAYRIRNVMGFRNIARSVFNLMLSHITTVTFIYCYSIGSPFPKRIFTLYIFVSFFSLILARKFYQKYLENKERRGYQYRNVMVLGDDRASAKRLIKFFSSSSTFGVNLFKNDKINIYRKEDIELLKKKITHLKINDFYWSQAVPDKKLMRDLITWCENQMVRFHYVPEFSHFKLRNISVDLYEGLPVLHYRKEPLERFSNRVFKRCFDIFFSSLVIIFILSWLIPLVWIAMRFSMPGPLFFIQERSGKNDETFRMIKFRSMKVNKDSDKQQATKDDNRITKLGSILRKSSLDEMPQFINVFLGTMTVVGPRPHMLKHTEEYSALINTYMVRHLVKPGITGWAQVTGYRGGTETLDLMEGRVKRDIWYLENWSLLLDIKVVYLTVKNALMGEENAY; encoded by the coding sequence ATGTCAACAACACAAACTCAACAACCTGATTTTATTCAGCGGCACTTAGCCACAATTGATTTATTCACAATAAATTTTGTGGCAGTTTTTCTTGACTACCACATGGATTACATCAATGTCTTTCAGCAATTAGCTTTGTTTGTAGGTATTAATATTTCTTGGTTCTTAACTGCCTACTTCCACAAGGCATATAGGATTCGTAATGTGATGGGTTTTAGAAACATCGCACGATCAGTTTTTAACTTGATGTTGAGTCACATAACAACCGTAACTTTTATTTATTGTTACTCTATTGGAAGTCCTTTTCCCAAACGGATTTTTACGCTCTATATCTTTGTTTCTTTCTTTAGTTTAATACTTGCTAGGAAGTTTTATCAAAAGTACTTGGAGAATAAAGAGAGGAGGGGCTATCAATACCGCAATGTTATGGTTTTGGGAGACGATCGCGCCAGCGCTAAGCGCCTGATTAAGTTTTTTTCTTCTTCATCAACTTTTGGAGTAAATCTTTTTAAGAATGATAAGATTAATATTTACAGAAAAGAAGATATAGAGCTACTGAAGAAAAAAATTACTCATTTAAAAATAAACGACTTTTATTGGTCTCAAGCAGTACCCGACAAAAAATTAATGCGCGACTTAATTACTTGGTGTGAAAACCAGATGGTGCGCTTTCATTACGTACCTGAATTTAGTCACTTTAAATTGAGGAATATTTCGGTAGATCTTTATGAGGGCTTACCAGTATTGCATTATCGCAAGGAGCCTCTGGAACGCTTTTCCAATCGCGTTTTTAAGCGCTGCTTTGATATATTCTTTTCCTCATTGGTTATCATTTTTATCTTATCTTGGTTGATCCCCTTAGTTTGGATTGCGATGCGTTTTTCAATGCCAGGGCCACTGTTTTTCATTCAGGAAAGAAGTGGTAAAAATGATGAGACTTTTAGGATGATTAAGTTTCGCTCCATGAAAGTCAACAAAGATTCAGATAAGCAGCAGGCCACCAAGGATGATAATCGTATTACTAAGTTGGGCTCAATCCTAAGAAAAAGTTCCTTAGATGAAATGCCACAGTTTATCAATGTCTTTCTAGGTACCATGACCGTGGTTGGCCCTCGCCCTCATATGCTCAAACATACGGAAGAATATTCCGCCCTGATCAATACCTACATGGTTCGACACCTGGTAAAACCTGGCATTACTGGCTGGGCTCAGGTTACTGGTTATCGTGGAGGGACTGAAACTCTAGACCTCATGGAAGGGCGTGTTAAAAGAGATATATGGTACTTAGAAAATTGGTCTTTATTACTCGATATCAAAGTCGTTTACCTCACAGTTAAAAATGCGCTCATGGGGGAAGAAAACGCTTACTAA
- the gmd gene encoding GDP-mannose 4,6-dehydratase, protein MQKKALITGVTGQDGSYLAEFLLEKGYEVHGIKRRASLFNTSRVDHIYQDPHADDRNFILHYGDLTDSSNLIRIIKDIQPDEIYNLGAQSHVAVSFDSPEYTADVDAMGTIRLLEAIRLLGLEKKTKFYQASTSELYGEVRETPQTETTPFYPRSPYAVAKMYAYWICVNYREAYGIYACNGILFNHESPRRGETFVTRKITRAIANIALGLEDCLYLGNMNALRDWGHAKDYVKMQWLMLQQDQPDDFVIATGVQYSVRQFVEFAANELGIEIDWQGSEEEEVGIVKAVNSDQAPGIEVGQKIVAVDPKYYRPTEVETLLGDPAKAKEKLGWVPETTLQEMVEEMVQSDYEEAKKASILKKHGYEVNVTKE, encoded by the coding sequence ATGCAAAAGAAAGCATTAATTACAGGTGTGACGGGTCAAGATGGTTCTTATTTGGCTGAGTTTCTCTTAGAAAAAGGATATGAAGTTCACGGTATTAAGCGTCGTGCTTCACTATTTAACACAAGTCGCGTCGATCACATTTATCAGGACCCTCATGCTGATGATCGCAATTTTATTTTACACTATGGTGACTTAACAGATTCCTCTAACTTGATTCGTATTATCAAAGATATTCAGCCTGATGAGATTTATAATCTGGGTGCTCAGTCGCATGTTGCTGTTTCTTTTGATTCACCTGAATACACTGCGGATGTTGATGCTATGGGAACTATCCGTTTATTAGAAGCTATTCGCTTATTAGGGCTTGAAAAGAAGACCAAGTTCTATCAGGCATCGACTTCAGAGCTCTACGGTGAAGTTCGTGAGACTCCGCAAACTGAGACAACTCCCTTTTATCCACGTTCACCCTATGCAGTAGCAAAGATGTATGCCTACTGGATCTGTGTGAATTATCGTGAAGCCTACGGTATCTATGCTTGTAATGGTATTCTGTTCAATCACGAATCACCACGTCGTGGTGAAACTTTTGTGACTCGTAAAATCACTCGCGCCATTGCAAATATAGCATTGGGTTTAGAGGATTGCCTCTATTTGGGTAATATGAATGCACTACGCGACTGGGGGCACGCTAAGGATTACGTGAAAATGCAGTGGCTTATGCTCCAGCAGGATCAGCCCGATGATTTCGTGATCGCAACAGGTGTGCAGTACTCAGTACGTCAGTTTGTAGAATTCGCAGCTAATGAACTTGGAATAGAGATTGATTGGCAGGGCAGTGAAGAAGAAGAAGTGGGCATAGTTAAGGCAGTCAATAGCGATCAAGCTCCTGGTATTGAAGTGGGTCAAAAAATTGTTGCTGTTGATCCTAAGTATTATCGTCCCACAGAAGTTGAAACTCTTTTAGGTGACCCTGCTAAAGCTAAAGAAAAACTAGGTTGGGTACCCGAGACAACTCTTCAGGAAATGGTTGAAGAGATGGTTCAGTCGGACTATGAAGAAGCTAAGAAGGCTTCAATACTTAAAAAGCATGGTTATGAAGTGAATGTAACGAAAGAATAA